GGTTGAGCTCGATCTCCTGGGTGGCCATCGACTTGACCTTGACCACCTCGGTCTCGCCGGTGGCCTTGACCAGGCCCGCGACGATGGCGTTGGCCTCGGCGGCGTCCCTGGCCCAGTGGACGGTGCCGCCCGCCCTGGTGACCGCCTCCTCGAGCTGGATCAGATAGCGGTCGAGGTTGCGGAGGGTGTGGTCCTTGATCGCCTTGCCGGCCGCGCGGAGCTCCTGCCAGTCCGGCAGCTCGCCGACGACGTTCGCGCGCTTGCCTCGGATGGTGTGAGTGGCTTTGCGGAGGTTGTAGCGGAGCTGCGAGTTATGAACGGCTTTAGCAGCGTTTTTAGGGAAATTTCCGGGCATGCCGAGGAACGTGGCGCTCATTGGGCCTCCTCCGTGGATGCGAGGATCTCGGCCAGGTGCATGGTCCTGACGCCGGTCTTCTGGCGGCTCAGCGTGCCGCCGATGTGCATCAGGCACGAGTTGTCCGCCGCGCAGAGCACTTCGGCGCCGGTGTCGAGGATGTTGCGGGTCTTGTCGGCGCCCATGGCCGCGGAGACGGCCGGGTTCTTGACCGCGAACGTGCCGCCGAAACCGCAGCACTCCTCCGACCCCGGCAGCGGGACCAGCTCCAGGCCGCGTACGTTCTTCAGCAGCCTGGTGGGCCGGTCGCCGAGGTGGAGGCCGCGGAGCGAGTGGCACGTCGGGTGATATGTCACCCGGTGCGGGAAATATGCGCCGACGTCCTCAACCTTCAGCACGTCGATCAGGAACTCGGACAGTTCGTACACCTTCGGCGCGACCTCCGCGATGGCCGCCGCTCCCCTGCTGCCCGGCCTGGCCAGCTTCGGGTACTGCTCCCGGACCATGGCCGCGCACGACCCCGACGGCGCCACGACGGCGTCGTACCCAGCGAACACCTCGGTGAAGTGGCGGGCCAGCCGCACGCCCTCCTCCCGGTAGCCGGTGTTGACGTGCATCTGGCCGCAGCACGTCTGGGCGGCGGGGAAGTCCACGTCGCAGCCGAGCCTGCGCAGGAGCGACACGACGGCCCTGCCGGTGCCGGGGAAGAGCGTGTCGTTCACACACGTGATGAAAAGGGCGACTCGCACGACCCTCCTTCCAAGGTATGGTCCGACCACAGTATGGTCAGACCATATCGAACCACTTCCTTTCCGGCCACCATGAGGGGGCTCCGTTGGACGAAGGCGGCTGGCGTCCCGTCAAGCGAACGCGGACGTTCGAGGAGGTCCTCGCACAGATCGAGCGGCGCATCACCGAGGACGGGCTCACGGCAGGCGACCGGCTGCCCGCCGAACGCCAGCTCGCCGAGCAGCTCGGCGTCAGCCGCTCCTCGGTACGCGAGGCCATGCGCGTGCTGGAGACGCTGGGCGTGGTGTCCTCGCAGGTGGGGCGGGGGCCGGACGCGGGGGCCGTGCTCACCTCGCGCCCCGACACGGCGCTGTCGGACCTGCTCAGGCTCCACCTCGGCCTGGCCAGTCTGGAGATGCGCGAGGTCATCGACGCCCGCCACATGATCGAGCAGTGGGCCGCCGTCCACGCCGCCTCCACACAGGCCGACACATCCGCGCTCGCCGCCGCTCTTTCCGGGATGGACGCGGCGAAGTCCGCGGAGGAGTTCGTGGAGCACGACACGGCCTTTCACTGCGCGATAGCGGACGCGTCGGGCAACCGGCTCATCGCCGCCATCATGCGCTCACTCCGGGACTCGATGCGGAGGTACTCGGTCGAAGCGGTGCAGCGCCTGGGCGACACGTCGATCCTGCGCGCCGACCACGTACGCATTCTCGAGGCCATCGAGCGCGGCGAGGCGGGCGAGGCCGCACGGGCGGTCTCCGAGCACCTGGCACACGCCTACCCCTCGCTTTTCGGTCACTGACGCATGTCGGCCTGCCGGCAGGTGGCGCCCGAGCAGGCCGCCATCGCCGACAGCCGGGCCTCGAGGTTGGCCAGCAGCGCGGGATCGGCGCCCGCGGCCAGATTGTGCAGCTCGTACGGATCGTCGTGCAGGTCGTAGAGCTGCTTCTCGCCCGTCCCGTACTCAACATAGGCGTACTGGTCCGTACGCAATGCCCGATAGTTGGGCACCGGAGTCTGGGCGGCCGACGCCGCGTTGGCCGGCCTGTTGAACTCGACCAGCACGTTCGCGCGCCACTCCGCAGGCGGCCGCCCCTTCAGCAGGGGAACCAGCGACCGCCCCTCCGCGAACGGCGGCACGGTGGCCCCGCCCAGCTCGGCGAAGGTCGTCGCGAGGTCCACCGTCGAGCCCAGCTGATCGATCATGGAGCTCGCCTTGACGCCGGGGCCGCGGACGACCAGGGGGACCCTGATCGCCTCGTCGAACGGGGTGGTCTTGCCCTGCCTGAGCCGATGCGTACCGAGATGGAAGCCGTTGTCCGAGGTGAAGAAGATGTAGGTGTTGTCGAGCTGGCCGGCCTGCTGGAGCGCCGTCACCACGGAGCCGACGAGGTCGTCCACGCCGAGCATGGCCCGCATCCTGGCGCGGTAGCGCTCGTCGATCTCGTCCATGCCCTCCTGCGAGATCTCGGGCCTTGCCTGCAGCCAGAGCGGCTCGGCGCTCACGTCCGCCTGGTTGAACGAGGGTGTCCGCGGCGCCGTGCTCCCGGCGAACGCGTTCGCGTGCCGGACGGCCGGATTGTCCGGGTTGTGCGGGCCGATCGGCGCCAGATACAGGAAGAACGGCTTCTCCGTCGAGCCGGCGATGAAGTCGGCGGCCTTGCGGGCCAGCACGTCCGACAGGTAGTCCTGCTCGGTCCAGCCGTAGTCGAACAGGGCGCCGTTCTCGTTGAGCCGGTAGCCGTACTCCTCGTAGAGGGCGCGGACCGGTACGTCCCATTCGTCCCACCCGGGCGGCACGAACGACTCCTCGGCCGTTCCCCCGGGGTAGTGATTGAGGTATTTGCCCATCAGCGCCGTGCGATATCCGGCTTGCTGCATCCAGGTCCCGATAGTGGAACGTTCCAGACCTAGCTCGTGAAAGCGGTCGAACCCTCCTTCGGGGGCGGTGTTCGTCAGAACGCCATGGCTGTGGACGTACTGGGAACGCAGGATCGACGACCTGGACGGACAGCACCAGGAGTTCGTCACGAAGAAGCGGTCGAAGAAGGCGCCCTGGCGTACGAGGTGCTGGGTGATGTTCGGAAAGTACGGCAACGTCCCCGTTTCGAGGTCGTCGGCCATCACGAGCACGATGTTCGGCCGGGACTTGCCCTCAGCCATCGCGGTCCCGGCCGCCGTCTGGAGGAGAAGCAGAAGGCAGGCGAGACGACACAGACCTTTGATCACAGAGTGTCACTTCCCCGCAAGATCCACCATTGACACGTGAGGCCGAGGCGGCCGTAATAGAACTTAATTCCGGAGGTGTCACATGAAACTCGGCCTGAACCTTGGCTACTGGCAGCGCCACGCCGACGACGCGACCGAGTCGGTGCTCGCGGCGGAGCGGCTCGGCTACGACTCGGTGTGGACGGCAGAGGCGTACGGCAGCGATGTCTTCACCCCGCTGGCCTGGTACGGAGCACGGACGAGCCGGATCAAGCTGGGCACCTCGATCGCCCAGATGTCGGCCAGACCACCCGTCACGACGGCGATGACGGCGATGACCATCGACCACCTCACCGGCGGCCGCCTGCTGCTCGGCGTGGGCGCCTCGGGCCCTCAGGTCGTGGAGGGCTGGTACGGCCAGCCGTTCGCCAGACCCCTGGCCAGGACCCGCGAGTACATCGAGATCATGCGCAAGGTCTGGCGCCGCGAGGAGCCGGTCACCAGCGACGGCCCGCACTACCCGCTCCCGCTCGCGGGCGGCCTGGGCAAACCGCTCAAGCTCATCACACATCCGCTCCGCTCCGACATCCCCGTCTACCTCGGCGCGGAAGGGCCCAAGAACGTCGCCCTGGCCGCCGAGATGGCACAGGGCTGGCTGCCGCTGTTCGCGTTCCCCTCCAAGATCGAGGAGATGTACGGCGAGGCGCTCGCGGGCGCTTCCGAGGGCTTCGACGTGGCGGCCATGGTGATGGTGGTCATCTCCGACGACGTACGGGCCGCGCTGGACGGCGTGAAGATGATGCTCACGCTGTACATCGGCGGCATGGGGGCCAGGCACCGCAACTTCCATGCCGACATCATCGGCCGGATGGGCTACGCCGAAGCGGCGGAACACATCCAATCGCTCTACCTCTCCGGACGGAAGGACGAGGCGTTCCGGGCGATTCCGGACGAGCTGGCCGACGGCATCTCGCTCGTCGGACCGCCCGGGCGGATCAAGGAACGTCTGGAGCTCTGGCACAAGAGCCCCGTCACGAGCCTCCTGGTCATGGGCCCGCGCGACGAGCCCTCGCTGAAGCTCATCCGCGACCTGGTCCTCGGCTGAGCACACGCACACGCACACGCACACGCACACCGCCCAGGATCAGCCGGTGCGGCCGATCGGGGTCGAGCCGGGCGCCGGGTGGGGCTGCTGCGGTGAGAACGCGTGCACGGTGCCGGGCTCGGCGGCCCGGGGAGCGCGGGCGGCGCGCTGCAGCCGCGTCAGCTCGCGTACCGTGCCCGCGCAGAGCAGGGCGGCCACCGCCGAGCAGGCGAGCTCCAGCACGCCCACCCCCGTCAGGCCGCCGGCGGACGAGGCGAGCGGCACCCGGATCGTGATGAGCGCGAGCGTGGCCAGCCAGGTCAGCCACCACGCCGCCAGCATCGCCACCCACCGCCCCCGGCGCCCCGCGGGCGGCCTGGTGCCGTGCCACACCTCGTCCAGCAGCACCACGGGCGCCACCAGGTTGACGCCGGGGATCAACCAGGCGGCGGCCACGGGACCGGAGGTCGCCGAGCGGTCGTTGGCCTGCCTGGCCCGCACGAGCCACGTCACGTAGGCGGCGGCCGCCGCTATCGAGGTGCCCGCCACCAGCATCAGGAGCACCGCGAACGCCGTCACCGCCCCCACCACGGCCTCCGCGTCGGCCCCCTGCGGGCGGCCCCCGAAGGCGGCGAGCTGGGCGGCGAGGTGACGGCCACGGATCTGCTCGAAGATCACGAGGGCACCGAGGGAGATGACCTGGGCGGCAAGCGTCACATATACGGCAAAGGCGGCTCTTGTCGGTGGTGCCTGTGTGTAGCGCACGTTGTTCTCCCCCCGGGCCATGCGCTGAGGTTCTGATTCACTTTTATCCCGGGAGCCCCGCTGCTAATCAGCTCACGACACCGGATTCCCACGCCCAAGCTGCGATTTCAACTCGATTGCGGACACCGAGCTTGGCGAAGATGCTGCCCAGGTGCGTCTTCACCGTGGAGAGCGACACGAACAGCTCCGCGGCCACCTCCTGGTTGGTGCGGCCCCTGGCGATCAGGCGCACGACGTCCAGCTCGCGGTCGGTCAGCGGGTCGTTCATGGCAGGCACGGCCCGCTTGGGCTGGGCCAGGTGCTGCAGCAGCCGTACCGTCACCGACGGGGACACCAGCGCGTCGCCCGCCGCGGCGGCCCTGACCGCCTCGATCAGCAGCGTGGGGCCGCTGTCCTTGAGCAGGAAGCCGGTCGCACCGGAGCGCAGGGCTCCGTAGACGTACTCGTCCAGGTCGAACGTGGTGACGATGACCACCCGCAGGGGGTTCTCCACGCCGGGACCCGCCAGCGCCCGGGTCACCTCAAGCCCGTCGAGCTTGGGCATCCTGATGTCGAGCAGGCACACGTCCGGCCTGAGCCGCCTGGCCTCGGACACCGCCTCGGCGCCGTCGGCCACCGCGGCGACGACCTCCATGTCCGGTTGAGCGGCCAAAATCATCTGGAAGCCGGTTCGTACCAGTTGCTGGTCATCGGCGATGAGAACCCGAATAGTCACGACCCCAACTCTAAGGATCGTCCGTTCGGCCGAGGCGGAAATGGTCGCACGGCCGATCCGCCGCCCCCTGCCGCGCCGGAAGTCTGTACGTCATGAACGACGTACTTGTTGGACGGACCCTGACCAAGAGGTTCGGGCAGACGGTCGCCCTGGGCGGCGTGGAC
The Nonomuraea helvata genome window above contains:
- a CDS encoding (Fe-S)-binding protein, with the translated sequence MRVALFITCVNDTLFPGTGRAVVSLLRRLGCDVDFPAAQTCCGQMHVNTGYREEGVRLARHFTEVFAGYDAVVAPSGSCAAMVREQYPKLARPGSRGAAAIAEVAPKVYELSEFLIDVLKVEDVGAYFPHRVTYHPTCHSLRGLHLGDRPTRLLKNVRGLELVPLPGSEECCGFGGTFAVKNPAVSAAMGADKTRNILDTGAEVLCAADNSCLMHIGGTLSRQKTGVRTMHLAEILASTEEAQ
- a CDS encoding FadR/GntR family transcriptional regulator, encoding MDEGGWRPVKRTRTFEEVLAQIERRITEDGLTAGDRLPAERQLAEQLGVSRSSVREAMRVLETLGVVSSQVGRGPDAGAVLTSRPDTALSDLLRLHLGLASLEMREVIDARHMIEQWAAVHAASTQADTSALAAALSGMDAAKSAEEFVEHDTAFHCAIADASGNRLIAAIMRSLRDSMRRYSVEAVQRLGDTSILRADHVRILEAIERGEAGEAARAVSEHLAHAYPSLFGH
- a CDS encoding sulfatase codes for the protein MAEGKSRPNIVLVMADDLETGTLPYFPNITQHLVRQGAFFDRFFVTNSWCCPSRSSILRSQYVHSHGVLTNTAPEGGFDRFHELGLERSTIGTWMQQAGYRTALMGKYLNHYPGGTAEESFVPPGWDEWDVPVRALYEEYGYRLNENGALFDYGWTEQDYLSDVLARKAADFIAGSTEKPFFLYLAPIGPHNPDNPAVRHANAFAGSTAPRTPSFNQADVSAEPLWLQARPEISQEGMDEIDERYRARMRAMLGVDDLVGSVVTALQQAGQLDNTYIFFTSDNGFHLGTHRLRQGKTTPFDEAIRVPLVVRGPGVKASSMIDQLGSTVDLATTFAELGGATVPPFAEGRSLVPLLKGRPPAEWRANVLVEFNRPANAASAAQTPVPNYRALRTDQYAYVEYGTGEKQLYDLHDDPYELHNLAAGADPALLANLEARLSAMAACSGATCRQADMRQ
- a CDS encoding LLM class F420-dependent oxidoreductase encodes the protein MKLGLNLGYWQRHADDATESVLAAERLGYDSVWTAEAYGSDVFTPLAWYGARTSRIKLGTSIAQMSARPPVTTAMTAMTIDHLTGGRLLLGVGASGPQVVEGWYGQPFARPLARTREYIEIMRKVWRREEPVTSDGPHYPLPLAGGLGKPLKLITHPLRSDIPVYLGAEGPKNVALAAEMAQGWLPLFAFPSKIEEMYGEALAGASEGFDVAAMVMVVISDDVRAALDGVKMMLTLYIGGMGARHRNFHADIIGRMGYAEAAEHIQSLYLSGRKDEAFRAIPDELADGISLVGPPGRIKERLELWHKSPVTSLLVMGPRDEPSLKLIRDLVLG
- a CDS encoding DUF4328 domain-containing protein, producing the protein MARGENNVRYTQAPPTRAAFAVYVTLAAQVISLGALVIFEQIRGRHLAAQLAAFGGRPQGADAEAVVGAVTAFAVLLMLVAGTSIAAAAAYVTWLVRARQANDRSATSGPVAAAWLIPGVNLVAPVVLLDEVWHGTRPPAGRRGRWVAMLAAWWLTWLATLALITIRVPLASSAGGLTGVGVLELACSAVAALLCAGTVRELTRLQRAARAPRAAEPGTVHAFSPQQPHPAPGSTPIGRTG
- a CDS encoding response regulator transcription factor — translated: MTIRVLIADDQQLVRTGFQMILAAQPDMEVVAAVADGAEAVSEARRLRPDVCLLDIRMPKLDGLEVTRALAGPGVENPLRVVIVTTFDLDEYVYGALRSGATGFLLKDSGPTLLIEAVRAAAAGDALVSPSVTVRLLQHLAQPKRAVPAMNDPLTDRELDVVRLIARGRTNQEVAAELFVSLSTVKTHLGSIFAKLGVRNRVEIAAWAWESGVVS